The Halorussus gelatinilyticus genome contains the following window.
GTCGGGGTCCAGTTCGAGGTCCTCGGCGCTCCACGTCGTGAGGTGGTCCTCGTACTCCTCGACGCGCTCCTCGGTCTCGGCCACGAGTCGCTTGTGCCGGAGTCGGTGTTCGGCCCGGCGATAGGAGGGTTCGAACTCGGGGTCGGTCACGACGAACGCGGGCAGGGGAGCCTCGACGGTCTCTATCTCGTCCACGTCGCCCTCCACGAGTCGCTTCGCGCGGAGTTTCCCGTCCGCCTCGTCCACGTCCAGCGAGATGACGTGAGTCACGATGGGCCGGTCGAGACACCAACTGGTCTGGGGACCGGTCTGGCCCGTCTCGCCGTCCGCGGTCTTGAACCCCGCGAAGACGAGGTCCGGTTCCTCGTCTATCTTCTCGATGCCCGCCGAGAGCGTGATGGAGGTAGACCACGTGTCGGCCGCGGCCATCTCGCGGTCCGAGAGCAGATAGAGGTCGTCGGCGTAGACGCCCATCGCCTCCTCCAGCACACTCTCGTAGCCCGGCGGTCCCATGCTCATCACGCTGACGCGCCCGCCCTGCTTGACCTTGGTCTGGAGCGCGGCCTGCAGGGCGAACTCGTCGTTGGGGTTCATCACCGTGGGGGTCGCGCCGCGTTCGAGGTGGCCGTCCTCGTCGAACGACACCTGTCCTTCCCTGAAGTCCGGGACGCCCTTCGTCAACACTACCGAGTGCATCGACACCACCTGACAAGAGTGAGTCTCTCTCCCATACGTCGTTAGTATATCACCGTCAATGTTTATTACATTAACCCCGGATACCGCCCCTCAGGTTCGGAAAGTAACGCCGAAATCGGTGTTTCGGGCGTCGAGTCCGTCGAAAGCCGCTGACTCCTCGGCGGAGTCGCTGCGCGGTCGAGATGCTCGGAGAGGTCCGCGTCGCAGAATCAGTCTTCGGTCGGCGATTCGCTTTCCGTGAGTCCGTCGTCGGTCTCGAACTCGAACGCTGCCTCGGCGTCGGCCTCGCTTCCGGCGTCCGGTTCGGACTCGGCGTCGGTCGCGTCGGCCGTCTCGCTTCCGGTTTCGTCCCCTCCGGTATCGCTTCGCGCGTCTCCCGCGTCGTCACCGTGGTATCGCTTGCGGCCGCCGTCGCCGTCCGCGGCGATCTGTTCGTGGGTCCCGGCCTTCACCATCGACATCTCGCCGCTGGCGCGCATCGTCCCGTCCACTATCGCGCCCTCGTGGAAGTGGAGGTCCTCGCAGGAGACGTCGCCCCGAACCTCCACGTCGTCGGCGAGTTCGACGGTCCCGTTCCGGGTCGTCACGTCGCCGTGGATGACCGTACTCTCGCCGACCGAGACGTCGCCGCGGGCGCGCAGACTCCCGAACACGTCGTTGCGCTGGCCCACGTCGATGGACTCGGCGCGGATGTTACCGTGGAGTCGGCAGTCGTCGCCGATGCTCGCGGGGGTCGAGACCCGCCACGAGTCGTCGGAGACGTGGCCGTTCCGGGGAATCACCACGGGGTCGGCTTCGACTTCCTCGTTCTCCAGCAGTTCGGAGAAGACCTCCTCCGCGGCCTCCTCCTCGCCGATGCGCAGCAATTGCTGGAGGTAGACGAAGACGAAGACGATGGTCGGCATCGGGTTCCGGATGACGATCCACCCGTTTGCCTCGAAGCCCTCTTCGATGTCCACGTCGTCGCCGATGTCGAGGTCGCCGCTGACCATCAGGCGACCGCCGACGTGGACGCGCTCGCCGAGGTAGGCGTCGCGGCCCACCAACACGTTGTCCTGCACGTCCGACCACATGTCGAGGCGACAGTCTGCCTCCGCCTCG
Protein-coding sequences here:
- a CDS encoding electron transfer flavoprotein subunit beta/FixA family protein, with amino-acid sequence MHSVVLTKGVPDFREGQVSFDEDGHLERGATPTVMNPNDEFALQAALQTKVKQGGRVSVMSMGPPGYESVLEEAMGVYADDLYLLSDREMAAADTWSTSITLSAGIEKIDEEPDLVFAGFKTADGETGQTGPQTSWCLDRPIVTHVISLDVDEADGKLRAKRLVEGDVDEIETVEAPLPAFVVTDPEFEPSYRRAEHRLRHKRLVAETEERVEEYEDHLTTWSAEDLELDPDFIGLDGSPTIVSGVDPIPKAPSEREATMVTPDDEEGMEEVLETMRPMAGGD
- a CDS encoding polymer-forming cytoskeletal protein, which translates into the protein MPLGSDPLDELAIPDGTTVEEHDLVTDGDIIVGGQSTVEFGVRGHNVIAGERVQFGGHIEAEADCRLDMWSDVQDNVLVGRDAYLGERVHVGGRLMVSGDLDIGDDVDIEEGFEANGWIVIRNPMPTIVFVFVYLQQLLRIGEEEAAEEVFSELLENEEVEADPVVIPRNGHVSDDSWRVSTPASIGDDCRLHGNIRAESIDVGQRNDVFGSLRARGDVSVGESTVIHGDVTTRNGTVELADDVEVRGDVSCEDLHFHEGAIVDGTMRASGEMSMVKAGTHEQIAADGDGGRKRYHGDDAGDARSDTGGDETGSETADATDAESEPDAGSEADAEAAFEFETDDGLTESESPTED